In Chloroflexota bacterium, the DNA window TGGCCCGCCGGGAGGAGGTAAAACAGCAGAGCATTGCTTCAAGAAAGGCTGCCAACGCGGTCACTACCTTGAGCCGGACCCATGCCCCACTGTTCATTACCAAAACAGCCGACTTGTATCATAGGGTTTGACGACGTACACTTACTCAGCAGAACGCGAATACTGCCTTGAAGACCACGTCTCCGGTTCTGTCTATTGAACCCCGCGGCTCGCCAAACTCCTGGCGGACGACATCGAAGCCCCTCTCGAGGTCACCTCTTCCGGCGTCGCTGTTGAAGCCGACATCGATCAGTGTGGGATCCCTGTCCAGAAGCAGGTAAACGTTAGTCACATGGTTTGGGAAGCTCTCCACGGGTATCCCGTAGACCCGAATGCCGCCGGATGAGTATCGGACAACTCCCTCTATGCGCGTTTCTTCCACGTCCCCAATGCCTCCGAGCTTCTCTGTCTGGTAGTTGCCCCGTGTGGGGTGCCACCGATTCAATTATAGGCCGATGGCCGCCACCGTGTCACAGGGCCAGATGCCACCGGGATCGAAAGGCAGACATCGGCTAGGGTTCCAGCACCACCTTGATGGCGCCTGCTTTCCGGTCTCGCGCCACGGCAAAAGCCTGTTTCACTTCTGCCAGCGGGAAACGGTGTGTGATCGAGGCCCTGGCGATCTCAGGATGCCTGGAGAGCAGCATGGCCGCAACGTCAAAGTCCCGCACAGCGCCATTAGCGGCATACATGAACGAGGAGATGACCGTTACCTCCTTCATCATGGCGGGTATCTGGGGAAACGGAAGGCCGTTCCAATGCGTCCCGAGAATCAGGATTCTACCCTTCGGCCGACACAACCTGACAGCCCTGTTCACTGCTTTGTCTGTTCCAGCACAATCTACAACAAGGTCGTACTGCCCTTCAACCTCTCGGGCTCCAAGAGACATGCCCGCAGCCATTTGATGGTCGTAGCGTGCGGACAGCCCCACCGTTGCGTCGCCGGCTTTGGCGACTGCCACAGCGCAGAGGCCGATGGCGCCTCCCCCTATTACCGCCACGCGCTCGCTCGCCTCCAGACCAGCCCGGCGAAGTCCGTGCACTGCCACCGCCAGAGGCTCAACCAGGCAGGCGTCTCGCACATCAACATTCGAAGGCAGATAGACCAGACATCTCTCCGGGACCCTGAGTTCATCGGCCATGCCTCCGTCTCGACCGACACCAAGCGACTTCCCTGCCCTCGCCTGGCACAAGTTGTAGTCACCGGCCCGGCAACTGGGGCATTCGTGGCAAGGCATGGTTGGCTCCACAGCGACGGACGTACCATTATCAAGCACCCCCGCCACTTCATGACCGACCACGCAGTTCAAGGGCGATTTCATTTCCAGCATATGGAGGTCAGAGCCGCAAATGCCGATGGAACGCACGATCACCCTGACTCCTTCGTCAGAGGGCTCCCGCACCTCCCGCAGCTCTACTTCTCCATCCTTGAAATACACGGCACGCATCCGCTCGCTCCTTGGGCTAGGACTACATGTACTAGATACTCCCAGCCATCTCCGTCAACCCGGACTGCTTCACAACCTTCCTGAGCTCATCCAAATGGGTCTGAGGTGAGGGTTCACAATTGGCCAGTGGGTAGACCATGCCGTACTGGGCGTACTTCGAAATCCCCAGTCTGTGATAGGGCACCAGTTCGACTTGCCGGAAACCCAGTCCGCACACAAACCTGGCCGTCTCCCCGATGTTCTCCACGGAATCGTTCCAGCCTGGAATAACCGGGATTCTTATGATGACATCCTGGGAGGCTTTCACGGAGAGCACTCTCTTGAGATTGCCGAGAATCAGTTCATTTGACCGCCCCGTCAGCTCTCCGTGCCTGGCCGGATCCATGTGCTTCACGTCAAACTGCAGCAAATCCACGTGCTTGAGGACAGCCTCAAGATAGCTCCACGGTAAGTGTCCGCAGGTCTCTAAGGCGGTGTGCAGATAGGCTTCCTGGGCTGCTTTGAGAAGCTCTGCCGCGAATCTGTATTGGGCCAGCGGTTCGCCGCCCCCAACCGTAATGCCGCCGCCCGACCTCCGGTAGAAGGCTCGGTCCTTCTCCACTTCCGCTAGCACTTCGTCAACGGGCATCTCCCGGCCGACGACCTTCAGGGCATCTTTGCCGCACGCCGCAACACACTTGCCGCAGGCATCACACGCCTTTCTGTCAATCGACGGCTTGCCCTGCCTGTTCAGGTGAATCGCTTTGACAGGACAGGCGCACAGGCATGGCGCTCCGCACGCGCTGTCCCCCACGCATCGGGATTCGATGAAGCCGAGCTCAGGCTGGCCTTTCTGTGATTCCGGGTTGCAGCACCAGAGGCACCCCAGCGGACAGCCCTTCAGAAACACCAGCGTCCGGATTCCAGCGCCGTCGTGGATGGAATACCTCTGAATGTTGAAAACCTGTCCGGTTGTGCTGCCTGTCATGACACTCTTCGCGGTATCACACCCCGTGTTCCGTTCTCTTGATGATATCGTCCTGGACCGCCTTCTCCAGCTCCACGAAGAAGGCACTGTATCCCACCACCCGCACCACCAGGTCCTTGTAGTCTTCCGGGTGTTTCTGCGCTTCCCTCAGGGTCTCCGCACTCACCACGTTGAACTGGATCTCCCATCCGCCCAGATCGAAATAGGTCCGGATCAGATTGGCCCACTTCACCATGCCAGCTTGGGTCTCCAATGGTCCGGGGTGCATCTTCATATTGAAGATCGTTCCCTGAACCAGGTTCACGTGTTCCAGGTTGGCCACGGACTTGATGCTGGCTGTCGGCCCGTTTACGTCGGTGCCTTGAGCCGGAGAACAAGCATCACTCAACGGAGTCCCTGCTGTCCGGCCGTCGGGAGTGGCCCCGCAAAGCAGCCCGTAGCTCATGTGGGCTGCCACCGGAGCGATAGTGGCCCCATAGCCCTGCCCTGGAAGGGTTTGGTGTTGACGCAGTTCCTTCAGCACTATGTTCAGACAGTCTTTGGCCAGATTATCCACGTACGGGTCGTCATTCCCGTATTTCGGGGCGCGGAGGCACATTTCCGTCGAACTGTCTTCGAAGTTGGTTTCCAGCGCATGCTTGAGTTGAGCCATGGTGATGATTCGGTCATCAAAAACCAGCTTCCTGATGGCCGCCATCGAATTCGCCAGGGTAGCGATTCCCACGATGCAGGCGTGTACCGCCCGGTTTCCGTATATGGCGCCGCCGTCATAGTAGCTCTTGCCACGGCTGATACTGTCTCTTGTAAGCGAGGACAGATAGGGACAGGGCCGGTGCTTTGTATGCGCTTCTACCAGTGGAAGTGTCTGCAAAAACATGATTCTGGCAAGTATCCTTGCCCGCTCGGAGAACGCCTTCATCATGTCGTCGAAAGTCTCCCACGTTAGCATGCCACCGGTTGACGCCAGGGGAGACCCGGTAACAGGATCTTTCCCCTGCAGTGTCAATTCAAGGAGTCGCCCCAGACTCATGGCATGGTAAGGGATACCCTCCGTCCCCTTTCCGGCGAAGGTTATCTCCGAGCACCCGATAATGCAGTAATCGTAGGCGTCTTCTTTGGTTATGCCGGGAACGTAGGCCAGTTGGCTCGGAATGATCACCTCGTCGTTGAACAAGGCGGGGTGCCCGCCCCCATGGTTCTTGATAGCTTCACAGCACTTCATGAGGAACTTGTCCGGAGTCCGTTTGTGTATTCTGGCCGACACCGTTGGCTCGTGGAGTTGCATGTTGCTGGATACGTCCAGCAGGAGATAGGAGAGTTCGTTGGTGGCATCGTAGCCATCGGCGGTCTGCCCGCCAATCGGCACCTGAATCCAAAAAGGATAGCCGTTATGTGCATAGGTGAGGACCTCGCTGGCCACGCGGTTCGACTCCGCGACCTTGAGCCACAGGCATTCCAGGAGCTCCAGCGCCTGGGCCTTCGTGACTACCCCCTGCTTGATGTCTCTGTCATAGTACGAGAAGCAATACTGATCTAAGCGGCCGGTGCCGATAGAGACCCCGTTCGTTTCGATTTGTACCGAAGCCATAATGAAGGCCACGACCTGCAGCGCTTCCCCGAAGTTCCGGGCCGGATGGGCCGGCACCCAGTCACATGTTTCGGCTATCTGCTCCAGTTCCCTCTTCCGCTCTTCATTTGGCTCTACGGCAGCTTTCTCCCGTGCCAGATCGGCAAACCGCCTGGCCCACTTGATCACCGCCTTGTCCGCTATTACCACTGCTCTGAGGAAGGGTACCTTGGCATAATCATCAGGGTTAGTGAGGTCCAAACGACTTATGTGGGCTTCCGCAGCCTCAATGAATGAGTTCAAGCCGCTAGAAATGACCCCTTCGATATTAGGGGCGATATGGCCGATGCCACCCTGCTTGCCCATGCGGATATCGTTGAACGAGTTCCTTTCTGCCTGCCTGACCTCGTCTATGGTGAGCGCGTTGGCTATGGCCGCGAGATTCCTACCCTGCCAGTACTCCATGCACCCCTTCAACCGGGCCTTGTCCTCGTCGCTCAGAAGCCAGGGGTCACCCTTCCTCGTCGATATGGTGTCCAATTCCGGCTTCAGCCAGGTGTCATCGTACTCCGGGAACAGAAAAACTCCCCTTGGCCTGGAGGCGATGTTGCCCACGATGAGTTCGCCATCCTGGATCCAGATGGGAACCTCACTCAGCACTTTGTCAAAGGCCAGCGCCTGCCTCAGAACCGGAGGCAGAGCCTCCGTCTTCTTGTACGAATCGGTAACCAGCACACTGCGGTCAGCACAGATGTTTGGTTTGTGCTGCATGTAGGCCTGCTTCAGTTTCGCAGTTCTTTCTGTGCTGGGATGGCATGACTTCCTGGCTACTGTCGTGGCACTTGCTTCTGCGCTCATTGTGGGACCTCCTCTTCAGCGTCTATCTTCACGCCACCTCTTCAACAAACACATATACTACTCTGGTCATATCGAAGAGTTCCTTCTCATCTTCACGAATGGGACGACCAGTCTCGCTCGCGTATATATCCATCATGGTCTGGAATCCCTCCATGTTGTCAAACCATTCCTCAGTAATGCAGTCGAACTTCGGTTCTTTATCTCCAGACGAGAAGGGCATGGTGCTGACATAGTTGCGCACATACTTCTTGATGAAAGGGAAGACCCTCTTCGCCAATGGTGCGTGAACCTCCTCATAGTGCTTGCGGAACTGCTCTAGTGAAAGGCCGGGTTTCCTCTTTAACAACGCTATTGCCTTGACCATGCGAAAATACCTCCTTTCATTCCCCCATCAGCATTGTATATCCCGACGCCAAAGGAAGTACAGGCTGCACTTCCGCAAGGCCAGTGTGGTGAAGGTTTGCCGGTTGAGCAGTTCATTCAGTTGACGGACACGGCAACGAGACACCTCTGAGCCAGGTCATGAAGGGTTTTGAACTCAGGCAGATAAGGGTTCATATCCTCTGATGGACAGGTGTCAAGATAGACTTCACACTGCAGTTGGTCTTGCCGCAGCACATTCCCCACCCTTTTCTCAGCGTTTCCGACGCCTTCACATCCCAATCCTCAAGCCCATAAGGAAACTCTTTCACAAACTGATGGACACGATCGAATCGCTGCCGGTCATCAGAACAGCCCCGAGTTAACTGAGAAGCTTTCTCCCCTATAGCTGAATGCCTGCCAAAATCGCAGAGTTGGGTAGGCAACAGGCATTCAGCTACTCGATCCATCGCATAATCCCCATATCAGTCAAAGATGCCAGCTTGATACAAAACCGGGAACTCATCATCAGACACGCCCGATATCCGCGTGCAGACATACTCAGTATGTTCCCCCAGGCAATACCAAGGCAATCTTGATCGTCAGGGACCACAAAAGAGGAAGCCAGGTGAGAAAAGCAGTAGTTGTCCCGGATCACTCAGCACTATTCATTGCGCCTTGGGTGAAGAATTGATGCTCGGAATTATCGAAACAGGATCGCCTGAGCGTGAATCAGCTTACTGACTTTTGTCTGGGGGGCAAGGGATTGACTCTCCCGCAGTGAGGGCATCTGATGCTATCGCCTCTGAATTTGGGCGGCACTCTCAGTTTCGTGCCGCACTCGCAGTTGACAAGACCATAGTCACTGAACTTCCACAGAAGATCAGAGGTCTCCCTCGTGCGCTCGACCTTCTCCGCTTCCGGTTCTACGGCTTCCGGCTTCCGTGCAGCTACAGCAGGAACACCTGCAAGAGCAGAGGCGGGCATGACCCCGCTGCCAGACCGGCTGACTTCACGATAAGCTTTGTCGTAGGCTGCCAGTGAGGCGCCTCCCGCCATACTCCGCAATATTCTTATCCTCTCCGAGATTGGCGGGTGGGTGCTGGTCAGATCACTGGCCGCTCTTCCTCCGCTGCGGAAGGGGTTAACCGTATACATTGGGGCAAGCGCCTGGTTGGCCGACTTTACCTCGGTGGTTGAACCAGCCAATTTCTCCAGTGCCGAGGCGAGTCCCTCTGGATACCTGGTGTACAGGGCACTGGAGGCATCGGCCAGATACTCCCTCTTTCTGGAAATTGCAAAGTATATCAGTTGAGCCGCAATCGGTGCCAGTATCATCAGAAGTATAGCTACAACGATTATTAGCAACGCTGCGCCGCCTCCCGATGAGGAACTCCTTCTATTGCCTCGCATACCGCCAAACAACATCATCCTGGAGGCAAACCACGCTAGAATAACAATAGTCCCAAGCAGTACACTGCATAACGCCATCAACAGTACATCACGGTTCTTTATATGGGATATTTCGTGACCAATAACACCCTGCAACTCATCGCGGTTGAGCTTCTGCAGCAGCCCGGAGGTAATAGCGACGGAGGCTCGATTGGGGTCTCTCCCCGTGGCAAAGGCATTCAAGGCCGGGTCGTCGATGATATAGATATCCGGCATCTTTCCCAGCCCCGAGGCAATCTTCATTTCCTCGACAGCGTTGTAGAGACGGGGATGATCGTCGCGGCTTATCTTCCTCGCTCCGGATATGGAGAGAATGATGCTATCCCCCTGGAAATAGGCAATCAGACTCATGATCACCCATACCACCAGAGCTACGATCAGGCCGCCAACACCGCTACCGAATAGAGCTACACCCAGGAAATAGCCAAACAGGAGCAGCAGCAGGCCCATGGCTGCCACCAGTATTATGGATCTAGTCTGGTTAGACCTTATCTGTTCCCACATGCCGGAGCGTCTCTTGGCTAATTGAAGCTAACCTTGGGTACTTCCTTTTCTTCAGCTACTGTAACCTGGAAGAACTCGCCAGCCTTGAAACCAGTCATTCCCGCCACAACATTGGAAGGGAACATCTGGATCTTATTGTTGTAGCCGAGAACCGAATCATTGTAATACTGGCGTGAGAAACTTATCTTGTTCTCCGTTGAGGTCAACTCTTCCTGAAGAGCAAGAAAGTTCTTGTTGGCCTTCAGGTCGGGGTAGTTTTCCACCACAGCCAGCAGCCTGGAAAGAGCTCCGCTGAGCTCGCCCTCGGCCTTGGCCTGGGCTCCTACGCCGGTACCAACCGCCTTCTGCGCCAGATTGCGGGCATTGGTGACCGCTTCCAGCGTCTCCCTTTCGAAGTTCTTATACCCTTTAACTGTTTCCACCAGGTTCGGGATCAGGTCATGTCTCCTCTTGAGCTGGACATCGATCTGGGCCCAGGCATTCTTAGTCTGATTGCGTGCCCTTACCAGCCCGTTGTATACCCCCACCAACAGGAGAAGAAGAACCACCACCACCCCAAGAACAACATACAATGCGATCTTCATAGATCACCTCCTCGAAATAGATCTCTATTATTCTCTTACTTTGAATACCTCTCCCAAAAAGTGAACAACCCTGCTGTGCTTATGGCCAGTATGGCTTCTGTCTTTGTCTTTCAACTGTGCCAGCACCTGGCTGACTTCACCGCTATCGAACCATAGCCCATCTCCCCTGAGACAGACGTCTATCAACACCTTCGGATCAGAGCCAATGTAAACCTTTTTCATCTTCCTTCTGCATATCGGACACCTTCTCGACTTCTCAGCCACCTTCTCTTCAGGCAAGGCCATGATTTCATTCATATTAAGCGCCCCGCCTTCCAATCCCAAACGCGCTTCCAGCAACTCCAGCTCTCCGGCATCAAACCAGACGCCGTAGCACTTCGTGCAGTAGTCGAGCTCAATCCTCTCATACTCCACCACCACCACCACACCTTTACATGCCGGACAGTCCACCGATTTCCCCCTTAGGCATTAAACCATACCTATTTTACTCAAGAAGCAAGCATAATCAACCTTATGCATGTATTTCAAGTGCATGCAGTCCAGCATTAACAGGCCAACACATCGGCATTACCCAAACCTCCATCAACATCATACCACATCACTAACCGATCAGCATGAACAAAGGAATACCCCTCAGCCAAGCCATGCCCCTCAGTCGAGATGATCACCGGAAGAGAGTACGCTGTAGCCGATCTCAACGGTGACCCTGCGAACACCGTAGTCATCGCCGTCTGGGCGTAAATTCTGCGGCGTGTTCCCCAACGTCCCCCCTTCGTATCCAAGCTGAGGTGGGTAACCAGACATAACCTCCAATCCTTGACAACTGTCAGACAGTCTGCATATCATCAGGGCAGAATTCCCACACGATACACACTTCGGTCAGGCAATCACGCATCTAGTGCCCGAGCGGAGCAAGCCTACTCGTAAAGGGGGGAACGTGGGTAGCAGACGATTTATCGGCTGTGCAGAGTATTTGTTTTTCTCTCGGCTCCATTGGCCGTTCGATAAGAGATTCCGCAGCAGCCTCATCCCCAGAGGCAGTTTCTCACGCGGTGGTGTTAACAGAATATTAACGGCGCTTCTCCTGGCCACACTTATTTTCGTTCCCATTCTTTCTGTGCTTCCTGAGCGAGATGTGGTTTCTGCTGACTCGCCTGTGACCCCCATGGTATCCGCAGGGCTCAGACACACCGTGGGGCTAAAGTCCGATGGTACTGTGGTGGCCGTAGGAGACAATAGAGCCGGCCAGTGCAATGTGGGCTCCTGGACCGGGATACAGCAGGTGGCCACAGGACAAAATTGGACGGTGGGGCTGAAGTCTGACGGGACGGTGGTGGCGGTGGGAGCCAGCTACTACGGTGAGTGTAACGTGGGCTCCTGGACCGGGATACAGCAGGTGGCTGCCGGGCTCTTTCACACGGTGGGGCTGAAGTCCGATGGCACGGTGGTGATCACGGGATCGTGTGGCTACTGCGACGTGGGCTCATGGATTGACATCCAGCAGGTGGCTGCTGGGTACGATTACACGGTGGGCCTGAAGTCCGACGGCACGGCGGTAGCCACGGGAGATGATTCCATGATGACCCAGGTGGGTTGGGGGACCGGTCGGCTCAACGTGGGCTCCTGGACCGACATCTGTCAGGTGGCAGCGGGGAAGTATCACACGGTGGGCCTCAAGTCGAACGGCACAGTGGTAGTCACGGGATACAACGATGATGGTGAGTGCAACGTGGGCTCCTGGACCGACATCTGTCAGGTGGCAGCGGGGGACGATGACACGGTGGGCCTGAAGTCTGACGGGACGGTGGTGGCTGTGGGATACAATGACCAAGGCCAGTGTAACGTGGGCTCCTGGACCGACATACAGCAGGTGGACGCAGGAGCATGGCACACGGTGGGCCTGAAGTCCGACGGCACAGTGGTGGCTGTGGGATACAACGACCAAGGCCAGTGCAACACTTTTAACTGGAATCTGGGGGTCACCATCTCGAACCACCCCCCCAACCAGCCCACCAACCTCTCGCCGATAGGCTCAGGTGTGAGCCTGACAGCTACCTTGCAAGCATCAGCTTTTTCAGACCCAGATGCAGAAGACTCACTGGCAGTTTCCCAGTGGGAGATAACCACTACTGAAGGAGACTATTTAGCCCCTCTATTTGGTTTCTCCAGTATCACGGGACTACCCACGCTCCCTGTTCCATCAGGGACGCTGACCTATGATACAACCTACTACTGGCACGTGAGATATCAGGACAATCACGGAGCTTGGTCAACTTGGTCAGCCGAGACAACTTTCATCACGGGGAATGCTCCGCAGCTCGTGAACCTGGATGTGCCGTTCAAGGCACAGGTTCCTCCTGGTAGTTGGGCAGAAACCAATAACTGTGGGCAAACCTCATCGCTTATGGTCTTCTCCTACTGGAACGGAACTGTGCCGACTGAGCAGGGGATCAAAGACATTGATGATTGGCTCTACACAAAATACGGTGACCCGGTGAATGGCTACAATGGCTCCATTAGTACCACCACCAAGCTTGAATCCCTCGCACGTGAATATGGTGGCTTCTCGACCTACAAAGCAAGTGGATGGGATCTGAATAGACTCAAGAGAGAGCTTGACGCGGGTCATCCTGTTATCGTAGCCGTCATCGCGGGACGTCTTTCCAACAGGAGCTACACCTACTCTGGAGGTCACTTCGTAGTAGTCAAGGGTTATAGCAGCACACACGTGATCTGCAATGATCCTGGAACAAGCGGAGGACACGACAAGTACTATGCCAACACTGAGTTTTCGCTGGCTATGTCGGATCAGGGTGGCTCTGTAGTCGTCATTGCTCCTCCGCCAACAGCAGATTTCTCTGCCGATCCTGTCTATGCCATAGAAGACCAGGTAGTTCACTTCACTGGCCTGCCTTCTGGCGGCATACTACCTTACTCATATGCCTGGGACTTTGGTGATGGGACCACTGCCAATGATCAGAATCCCTCGCACGCTTATTCTGCTCCAGGAAGCTACCCCGTCTCGCTGACCATCACCGATTCAACTTCTGCAACAACTAGCAAGACCAAGCATGTCACGGTTTGGGGAGTGAAGAAGTACGCGCCCACCCTGAGATTCGACGACAAAGAGAACTACTACCCTACTGATGTGCACGGGGATGACGGTGATGTAACCAACAATCATGAGAACTGGGATGCTGGCAAGTTTGGATCAACTCGCGTTTGCTACTATAACGTAGTCACATACCCAGATTCTGTGGTATACGAATACTGGTACTACTATGCCAACAACGCGTTTCCCCTAGACAATCACGAGCATGACTTCGAGGCGGCGTTTGTCTGGGTAAACAATGCTACGAACAAACCCTTCTACTTTGGCTTGACTCAGCACCAGTGGATCAATGAGTCTGAGATATCGGACACCTCCCAACTTGTTGCATATGTGGAACTGGGCGGTCATGGAATGGCCGACAGTTCACTGCCAATTAGCGGGGAGGGCGACGGGACTGCCATATCGGGAAACAACTTCACATATCAGCCAATGTCAGCCGCGGAGTCGTTTGCCGGAGCTGACCTGGACGATGCCGGCAACTACAAGACCAATGAGTTTAGCATCAGCCACGTGAAGGCACCTTGGCAACGGGCAGATTATGCCAACCCTGAGGGGGAGATCCGCTTGACGGAGGGACTCGGTCAGACGAACTGGATCACGATCAAACTGCACAGCCCGGGCGAGCTTAGGGTGCTAGACTCGCAGGATCGGACTACGGGAATCGTGGGTGGGGAGACGAGGAATGAGATCCCGAACTCGACCTACTACGGCGACGCGGTCACAATACTCTCGCCAGTTGACTCCTATAGATACGAAGTAGTAGGCACAGGACAAGGTTCCTATGGGCTCACCGTGACGTTGGTGAAAGATACAGGACCCGTCACATTTGCTGCCACTGATATTCCTATACTAGCCAATGGGGTGCATCAGTACACGATTGACTGGGATGCTCTGTCTCTAGGCCAGCAAGGGGCGACCATCGCCATAGACTCCAATGGCGATGGCACAGTGGACAACAGCCTATCTGCCGATGCTGAGCTTACTCATGAGGAGTTTCTATCAGCTACCTCGGAGCAAGGGCTGCCATCTTGGATTTGGATTGTTGTTGGCGTTGCGGCGGCTGTAGGAGTAGGCGTTGTGGCCTACTTGGTCAGTAGCAGGCGAGCGCCAAAACAGGGCTAGCCATTTTAACCGTATGACACATTGCAGAGTAGAAGCAGAGTTCCACCATATGGGACAAAGGCGAGACCACCTCTAGAAGGGGGGTGTGCTGACAATGCACGACATTGGGGCTCTTGAAATCGTCATTATCGTGGGGGTTCTTCTGGTACTCGGACTGTTCGCGGGCAAATTCCTTGGTATCAGGAGGGCGGGGCGTCGAAGTCGAACTACTTTGTGCCCCCAGTGCGGGCAACCGAATGACGGTTCAGCGGCATTCTGTCTCAAATGCGGTACGCCTCTACGCCAGACGTTGAGACCGGAAACAACTGAGAAACCCGCCAGGACTGGGCGGCGGCTTCGTATATTCGGAGTAGTGTCCTTCATAATCGTTGTGCTGGTCATCGTTGCGGCAATATGGTTTTTTGGAATAGGACGTGGGGGAAATGACGGTGGAGGTGGTGGAAGCCTCACTCAACAGAACGCCGCGGTCACCAAGGACGCTTCAGAATTGGCACTGAAAGCGAGCGACATTGAAAATGGGTGTACTCAGTTGCGTGTCAATAATGTAATGGAGGGCACGAATGTTCTATCCGTATATAGCGTAACTTTCTTTTGTGGTGGCTACGGAACACTGATGTATGGTGTCACGAACAGTAGTGTTACCGTCTACTCTTCTGTTGATGCAGCCAGAAACGCTTATGCCTCGAAGGCCCCTGATGAGTATGGCAGTGCCAGTGCCGTGCAACACTACCACACTGACATTGGTGACGAATGCGTCGTAGTGGTGATACAGGAGCTTGCCTCGGCAGAGTGCCTATTCAGAGACAAGAACGTGCTTGTAGACGTTGGTACGACCTATCCCGAAGACGCGGAGTTCTACGCTAGGATAGTAGAGCAACGAATAGGTTAGATGCAGTACTAAGAACCTGATTCTGTGGGCGACTGCTGCATATCGTGATTCCCTGTAAGGTGTGTAGGTGGTCGCCGAGAACGGGGTAAACGCAGAACCCGTTCACTAATATTCGCTGCAACTATAGAAGGAGGGCTAATGACACTGTTTGGGTTCCTTGTTATTTTCCTGGCCATCATTGGACTGATCGCACTAGTCTATACCATTGTTGTCCGAGCCGGACGCGTTGGCCGCGGAACTCGTCCTGCGGTCTGTCCGCAGTGCGGAAACGCAAATCCGGACGGAGCGAGATTCTGCCAGAAATGCCGCACGCCTGTCGGGAACTCCATTCAGCAATCGGCGGCGAGCCAAGTTACGACGGCAAGTGAAAGTCGCCCC includes these proteins:
- a CDS encoding alcohol dehydrogenase catalytic domain-containing protein — its product is MRAVYFKDGEVELREVREPSDEGVRVIVRSIGICGSDLHMLEMKSPLNCVVGHEVAGVLDNGTSVAVEPTMPCHECPSCRAGDYNLCQARAGKSLGVGRDGGMADELRVPERCLVYLPSNVDVRDACLVEPLAVAVHGLRRAGLEASERVAVIGGGAIGLCAVAVAKAGDATVGLSARYDHQMAAGMSLGAREVEGQYDLVVDCAGTDKAVNRAVRLCRPKGRILILGTHWNGLPFPQIPAMMKEVTVISSFMYAANGAVRDFDVAAMLLSRHPEIARASITHRFPLAEVKQAFAVARDRKAGAIKVVLEP
- a CDS encoding glycyl-radical enzyme activating protein; amino-acid sequence: MTGSTTGQVFNIQRYSIHDGAGIRTLVFLKGCPLGCLWCCNPESQKGQPELGFIESRCVGDSACGAPCLCACPVKAIHLNRQGKPSIDRKACDACGKCVAACGKDALKVVGREMPVDEVLAEVEKDRAFYRRSGGGITVGGGEPLAQYRFAAELLKAAQEAYLHTALETCGHLPWSYLEAVLKHVDLLQFDVKHMDPARHGELTGRSNELILGNLKRVLSVKASQDVIIRIPVIPGWNDSVENIGETARFVCGLGFRQVELVPYHRLGISKYAQYGMVYPLANCEPSPQTHLDELRKVVKQSGLTEMAGSI
- a CDS encoding glycyl radical protein, which gives rise to MSAEASATTVARKSCHPSTERTAKLKQAYMQHKPNICADRSVLVTDSYKKTEALPPVLRQALAFDKVLSEVPIWIQDGELIVGNIASRPRGVFLFPEYDDTWLKPELDTISTRKGDPWLLSDEDKARLKGCMEYWQGRNLAAIANALTIDEVRQAERNSFNDIRMGKQGGIGHIAPNIEGVISSGLNSFIEAAEAHISRLDLTNPDDYAKVPFLRAVVIADKAVIKWARRFADLAREKAAVEPNEERKRELEQIAETCDWVPAHPARNFGEALQVVAFIMASVQIETNGVSIGTGRLDQYCFSYYDRDIKQGVVTKAQALELLECLWLKVAESNRVASEVLTYAHNGYPFWIQVPIGGQTADGYDATNELSYLLLDVSSNMQLHEPTVSARIHKRTPDKFLMKCCEAIKNHGGGHPALFNDEVIIPSQLAYVPGITKEDAYDYCIIGCSEITFAGKGTEGIPYHAMSLGRLLELTLQGKDPVTGSPLASTGGMLTWETFDDMMKAFSERARILARIMFLQTLPLVEAHTKHRPCPYLSSLTRDSISRGKSYYDGGAIYGNRAVHACIVGIATLANSMAAIRKLVFDDRIITMAQLKHALETNFEDSSTEMCLRAPKYGNDDPYVDNLAKDCLNIVLKELRQHQTLPGQGYGATIAPVAAHMSYGLLCGATPDGRTAGTPLSDACSPAQGTDVNGPTASIKSVANLEHVNLVQGTIFNMKMHPGPLETQAGMVKWANLIRTYFDLGGWEIQFNVVSAETLREAQKHPEDYKDLVVRVVGYSAFFVELEKAVQDDIIKRTEHGV
- a CDS encoding EthD domain-containing protein; protein product: MVKAIALLKRKPGLSLEQFRKHYEEVHAPLAKRVFPFIKKYVRNYVSTMPFSSGDKEPKFDCITEEWFDNMEGFQTMMDIYASETGRPIREDEKELFDMTRVVYVFVEEVA
- a CDS encoding M48 family metallopeptidase, with translation MWEQIRSNQTRSIILVAAMGLLLLLFGYFLGVALFGSGVGGLIVALVVWVIMSLIAYFQGDSIILSISGARKISRDDHPRLYNAVEEMKIASGLGKMPDIYIIDDPALNAFATGRDPNRASVAITSGLLQKLNRDELQGVIGHEISHIKNRDVLLMALCSVLLGTIVILAWFASRMMLFGGMRGNRRSSSSGGGAALLIIVVAILLMILAPIAAQLIYFAISRKREYLADASSALYTRYPEGLASALEKLAGSTTEVKSANQALAPMYTVNPFRSGGRAASDLTSTHPPISERIRILRSMAGGASLAAYDKAYREVSRSGSGVMPASALAGVPAVAARKPEAVEPEAEKVERTRETSDLLWKFSDYGLVNCECGTKLRVPPKFRGDSIRCPHCGRVNPLPPRQKSVS
- a CDS encoding LemA family protein, which produces MKIALYVVLGVVVVLLLLLVGVYNGLVRARNQTKNAWAQIDVQLKRRHDLIPNLVETVKGYKNFERETLEAVTNARNLAQKAVGTGVGAQAKAEGELSGALSRLLAVVENYPDLKANKNFLALQEELTSTENKISFSRQYYNDSVLGYNNKIQMFPSNVVAGMTGFKAGEFFQVTVAEEKEVPKVSFN
- a CDS encoding zf-TFIIB domain-containing protein, with translation MDCPACKGVVVVVEYERIELDYCTKCYGVWFDAGELELLEARLGLEGGALNMNEIMALPEEKVAEKSRRCPICRRKMKKVYIGSDPKVLIDVCLRGDGLWFDSGEVSQVLAQLKDKDRSHTGHKHSRVVHFLGEVFKVRE